The proteins below are encoded in one region of Danio rerio strain Tuebingen ecotype United States chromosome 14, GRCz12tu, whole genome shotgun sequence:
- the tmem216 gene encoding transmembrane protein 216 isoform X1, with amino-acid sequence MAAHGKQNGNLSSTPLQILFHLNGWYFAAFFVAEILMFIYKGVILPYPQDNLILDVVLLLLFSGLETLRLFYGWKGNLCQRSLALFVSVAILVPCAVLSVYYLLLQTFVLRLEFVLNAVLLCFYGFELVLGVMTISIFSRANIY; translated from the exons ATGGCTGCCCACGGTAAGCAAAACGGAAAT TTGTCGTCCACACCACTGCAGATCCTGTTTCATTTGAACGGCTGGTATTTTGCTGCATTTTTCGTTGCTGAGATTCTTATGTTCATTTACAAAG GAGTGATACTCCCTTACCCACAAGATAATCTGATATTGGATGTTGTCCTGCTGCTCCTCTTCTCTGGCCTTGAAACACTCAGACTTTTCTATG GCTGGAAGGGGAACCTGTGTCAGCGTTCTTTGGCTCTGTTTGTGAGTGTTGCTATTCTGGTGCCATGTGCAGTGTTGAGTGTTTACTACCTGCTGCTTCAGACCTTCGTTTTACGCCTTGAGTTTGTCCTCAATGCTGTGCTCCTCTGCTTTTATGGCTTCGAGCTGGTTCTGGGAGTGATGACAATCTCAATTTTTTCCAG GGCCAACATCTATTAA
- the tmem216 gene encoding transmembrane protein 216 encodes MAAHGRQPVLSSTPLQILFHLNGWYFAAFFVAEILMFIYKGVILPYPQDNLILDVVLLLLFSGLETLRLFYGWKGNLCQRSLALFVSVAILVPCAVLSVYYLLLQTFVLRLEFVLNAVLLCFYGFELVLGVMTISIFSRANIY; translated from the exons ATGGCTGCCCACG GAAGACAACCTGTT TTGTCGTCCACACCACTGCAGATCCTGTTTCATTTGAACGGCTGGTATTTTGCTGCATTTTTCGTTGCTGAGATTCTTATGTTCATTTACAAAG GAGTGATACTCCCTTACCCACAAGATAATCTGATATTGGATGTTGTCCTGCTGCTCCTCTTCTCTGGCCTTGAAACACTCAGACTTTTCTATG GCTGGAAGGGGAACCTGTGTCAGCGTTCTTTGGCTCTGTTTGTGAGTGTTGCTATTCTGGTGCCATGTGCAGTGTTGAGTGTTTACTACCTGCTGCTTCAGACCTTCGTTTTACGCCTTGAGTTTGTCCTCAATGCTGTGCTCCTCTGCTTTTATGGCTTCGAGCTGGTTCTGGGAGTGATGACAATCTCAATTTTTTCCAG GGCCAACATCTATTAA